In Prochlorococcus marinus str. MIT 1214, one DNA window encodes the following:
- a CDS encoding DUF3727 domain-containing protein, which produces MSSTNKNEEVPTLLVKDSQGSDLLCFLEQVVPLEGNEYALLTPVDTPVSLFQLVDDQDPKLIETIEKNEPILEVADVVLQEHDLRLVRSAITLTVSGELDEPEPEEIEEEDIDDESETYELLVNFRVDNNEYGLYIPLDPFFIVGKLEDGEVKLVEGEEFDKIQSGIEAELEERGLSE; this is translated from the coding sequence ATGTCATCAACAAATAAAAACGAAGAAGTACCTACTCTTTTAGTTAAAGATTCTCAAGGCTCAGACCTCCTATGTTTCCTTGAACAAGTAGTACCTCTAGAAGGTAATGAATATGCCCTTTTAACACCCGTAGATACACCTGTATCTCTGTTTCAATTAGTTGATGATCAAGATCCCAAGCTAATAGAAACAATTGAAAAGAATGAGCCAATACTTGAAGTAGCTGATGTTGTCCTTCAAGAACATGACCTTAGACTTGTTCGCTCAGCTATCACCCTTACAGTCTCAGGTGAGTTAGATGAGCCCGAACCAGAAGAAATTGAAGAAGAAGACATTGATGACGAGTCAGAGACTTACGAACTCCTTGTCAATTTTAGAGTTGATAATAATGAGTATGGTTTATACATTCCACTTGACCCTTTCTTTATTGTTGGAAAGCTAGAGGATGGAGAAGTAAAGCTTGTTGAAGGTGAAGAGTTTGACAAGATACAATCAGGAATTGAAGCTGAACTTGAGGAAAGAGGATTATCAGAATAA
- the lpxD gene encoding UDP-3-O-(3-hydroxymyristoyl)glucosamine N-acyltransferase, translating to MQFNEIVEKLKQGQSGVVDFKIKNNPAILTAASLEKAKENEISFLDKNSPLNLRNLIKTSKASALLLPANDNDIVEIAKKISVDWILLKDPKIAFAETLELLYPSEIKSTGIHKSSVIGQNVKIGVNVSIGANAYIGDNTEIGDGTIVHAGVVIYKNVSIGAKNLIHANSVIHTGSKLGDECVINANAVIGGEGFGFVPTSQGWKKMPQVGIVILKNKVEVGSGSTIDRPSVGKTIIGEDTKIDNLVQIGHGVTTGKGCAMAAQVGIAGGAQIGDGVILAGQVGVSNRVKIGDRVIASSKTGIVSNIDAGKVVSGFPAIPNKLWLRCSANFKKLPEIAKAIRQLDRRKSR from the coding sequence ATGCAATTCAATGAAATTGTCGAAAAACTTAAGCAAGGTCAATCTGGTGTCGTTGACTTTAAGATAAAAAACAATCCAGCTATTTTAACTGCAGCTTCTTTAGAAAAAGCCAAGGAAAATGAAATAAGTTTTCTTGACAAGAATAGTCCATTAAATCTTAGGAATCTCATCAAAACTTCAAAAGCCTCTGCTCTATTATTACCAGCAAATGATAATGATATTGTTGAAATCGCAAAGAAGATTTCAGTTGATTGGATACTACTTAAAGACCCCAAGATTGCTTTTGCTGAAACATTAGAGCTTCTTTATCCTTCTGAGATAAAAAGTACAGGTATACATAAAAGTTCTGTCATCGGACAGAATGTAAAAATTGGTGTAAACGTTTCTATAGGAGCTAATGCTTATATTGGAGATAATACTGAAATTGGAGATGGGACTATTGTTCATGCAGGCGTTGTTATCTATAAAAATGTGAGCATTGGTGCCAAAAATTTAATTCACGCAAATAGTGTTATTCATACTGGATCTAAACTTGGCGACGAATGTGTAATTAATGCTAACGCCGTTATAGGTGGTGAAGGTTTTGGATTCGTACCTACATCACAGGGATGGAAGAAAATGCCTCAGGTGGGAATAGTTATTTTAAAAAACAAAGTAGAAGTTGGTAGTGGATCAACAATTGATAGGCCTTCAGTAGGAAAGACAATAATTGGTGAAGACACAAAAATTGATAACCTAGTACAAATTGGTCATGGAGTAACTACCGGCAAAGGTTGTGCGATGGCTGCTCAAGTTGGTATTGCTGGAGGCGCACAGATTGGAGACGGAGTTATTCTTGCTGGACAAGTTGGTGTCAGTAATAGAGTAAAAATTGGCGATAGAGTGATAGCCAGCTCCAAAACAGGAATCGTATCAAATATTGATGCAGGAAAGGTGGTTAGCGGCTTCCCTGCTATTCCCAATAAACTATGGTTAAGATGCTCTGCTAATTTCAAAAAACTACCTGAGATAGCAAAAGCCATTCGTCAATTAGATCGCAGAAAATCCAGGTAA
- a CDS encoding YqeG family HAD IIIA-type phosphatase, with protein MIRINLKELLIPSWKVNDKISKISINDLLSKNIKALILDVDGTLISGNKPVLSTDIKFWIDNSKKYFYTYLFSNNPSKNRIKLIADELDLDFTYSGGKPSKRKLKKILDKIPYSSNEVAIIGDRVFTDILVGNRLEMYTILVDSVDYYGNKIENNNFQSIERYLARIITGDFL; from the coding sequence ATTATCAGAATAAATTTAAAAGAATTACTTATTCCAAGTTGGAAGGTAAATGATAAAATTTCAAAGATTTCGATAAATGATTTATTATCGAAAAATATCAAAGCATTGATTCTTGATGTAGATGGAACATTAATTTCTGGTAACAAGCCAGTATTATCAACTGATATAAAATTTTGGATTGATAATTCCAAAAAATACTTTTATACTTACTTATTCAGCAACAATCCATCAAAAAATAGAATAAAATTAATTGCTGATGAATTAGATTTAGATTTTACATACTCTGGTGGCAAACCAAGTAAAAGAAAGTTAAAGAAGATCCTAGATAAAATTCCCTATTCATCAAACGAAGTAGCAATAATTGGCGATAGGGTTTTTACAGATATTCTGGTAGGCAATAGATTAGAAATGTATACAATATTGGTAGATTCAGTAGATTATTATGGAAACAAAATTGAAAACAATAACTTTCAATCCATAGAAAGATACCTAGCAAGGATTATAACTGGAGACTTTTTATGA
- a CDS encoding DUF3685 domain-containing protein, translated as MIAPSLLGESLALQLTSQDNNLKIILDKKDIIGLPKLILFCLEEVELSNSIKLEILRLKERWDQSPILIVIPKSIKLSSADLMTFGSEGVIQDPTVELLRDTINILLGGGRVFKINNETNLNVNSIHNSYGLGHWLLTSGLSQINKDLHTINHIISKKSINTFYLFILLGRRRELLTAKRLIIWLWGPLEVLIESPIKNARNKNINLINKYSTDITIKNSSTNELWNVIYKRVKEKLQDELLNSTEELAALYSLNISKRSNLLKTLLEEFSIIINKLDSNNNLKKEFDKILQSITPELRANALRNFIDSYDRLKKNGVDVFISDFLVKNAELGIDDDELPSISLIIDPILNNKPILIDGEYLSVDDPRSIIQLETFILNWIFRTAEIVSEEIISSCSEWPELRKYFLNKELVSTRELERKRNHINTNNQLQNLFRKPVRLYESKRLYYTVKNNKIEKIIILEPRDDELKKLDWVQRQIAFIIELRDALAPQVQAIIQYLGDLIVLILTKVLGRSIGLIGRGIAQGMGRNLSKG; from the coding sequence ATGATAGCGCCTTCACTATTGGGCGAGTCATTGGCTTTGCAGTTAACATCTCAGGATAATAATTTAAAAATCATTCTAGACAAAAAAGATATAATCGGGCTACCCAAACTTATTCTTTTTTGCCTTGAAGAAGTAGAACTCTCAAACTCAATCAAACTAGAAATCCTTAGGTTAAAAGAAAGATGGGATCAATCTCCTATTTTAATTGTAATACCAAAAAGCATTAAATTATCTTCTGCCGATTTGATGACCTTTGGAAGTGAGGGAGTTATCCAAGATCCTACTGTTGAACTTTTAAGAGATACAATCAATATTTTGCTTGGGGGCGGCAGAGTATTTAAAATTAATAATGAAACAAATTTAAATGTCAACTCAATACATAATTCATATGGTTTAGGACATTGGTTATTAACTAGCGGTTTATCACAAATCAATAAAGATTTACATACAATAAATCATATTATATCTAAGAAATCAATAAATACATTTTATCTTTTCATATTACTAGGAAGAAGAAGAGAGCTATTAACAGCAAAGCGATTGATCATCTGGTTATGGGGCCCGCTAGAGGTATTAATAGAATCACCAATTAAAAATGCTCGCAATAAAAATATAAATCTAATTAACAAATATAGTACTGACATAACAATCAAAAACAGCTCAACAAATGAGCTATGGAATGTAATTTATAAAAGAGTAAAGGAGAAGCTTCAAGATGAGCTATTAAATTCAACTGAAGAACTCGCAGCTCTTTATTCATTAAATATAAGCAAACGAAGTAATCTCTTAAAAACGCTTCTGGAAGAATTTTCAATTATTATCAACAAACTTGATTCAAACAATAATCTCAAAAAAGAGTTTGATAAGATTTTACAGTCAATTACCCCTGAATTACGCGCTAATGCATTGCGCAATTTCATAGATTCATATGATCGTTTGAAAAAGAATGGCGTTGACGTTTTTATTTCAGACTTTCTAGTAAAAAACGCAGAGCTTGGAATAGACGATGATGAACTACCTTCAATTTCTTTAATAATAGATCCAATATTAAATAACAAACCAATTCTCATCGATGGAGAATATTTATCAGTAGACGACCCTCGATCTATTATTCAATTAGAAACATTTATTCTAAATTGGATATTCAGAACAGCTGAAATAGTCAGCGAAGAGATTATATCTTCATGTTCTGAATGGCCAGAGTTACGTAAATACTTTCTAAATAAAGAATTAGTTTCAACAAGGGAACTTGAACGTAAAAGAAATCATATCAACACAAATAATCAATTGCAAAATCTATTCAGAAAGCCAGTTAGATTGTACGAAAGTAAAAGATTATATTATACAGTCAAAAATAATAAAATTGAAAAGATTATCATACTTGAACCTAGAGATGATGAATTAAAGAAATTAGACTGGGTGCAAAGACAAATAGCCTTTATAATAGAATTAAGAGATGCTTTGGCTCCACAAGTACAGGCAATAATTCAATACTTAGGGGATTTAATAGTTTTAATTCTCACAAAAGTTCTTGGAAGGTCTATAGGATTAATCGGTAGGGGCATCGCCCAAGGGATGGGAAGAAACCTATCAAAAGGATAA
- a CDS encoding NAD-dependent epimerase/dehydratase family protein, translating to MKVLFYGGTRFVGKALVSSLLSKGHEIFVFTRGKLPVPKNITHLKGDRSNDEDLRKISEHSFDLIVDSSGRKLEDTQRLLKFSGPPSFRFIYISSAGVYENTQLFPVSELCPIDLESRHIGKAKTESWLKAEGIPFTSFRPTYIYGPGNYNPIEKWFFDRITNGRSIPVPFDGQTITQLGHVSDLAEAISKSLETDKSINQIYNCSGSKGVTFKGLIETAILATGNKVPDFSLRSFDPSKLDPKARKLFPLRLTNFFTDTSKIKKDLSWEPKFDLLNGLTDSYKNDYLLANHDQFDFSSDELLFD from the coding sequence TTGAAAGTTCTTTTTTACGGCGGAACAAGGTTTGTAGGAAAAGCTCTTGTCTCGAGCTTGCTATCAAAAGGACATGAGATATTTGTATTTACACGTGGAAAATTACCAGTACCTAAAAATATAACTCACCTAAAGGGTGACAGGTCAAATGATGAGGACCTAAGAAAAATCTCTGAACACTCATTTGATCTTATTGTTGACAGCTCTGGACGCAAATTGGAAGATACGCAAAGACTTCTTAAATTCTCAGGTCCTCCTAGTTTTAGATTTATCTATATAAGTTCTGCAGGCGTATATGAAAACACTCAATTATTCCCTGTTAGTGAACTGTGTCCAATAGATCTTGAAAGCCGTCATATAGGCAAAGCAAAAACAGAGTCTTGGCTAAAGGCTGAAGGTATTCCTTTTACGAGCTTTCGTCCTACCTATATTTATGGCCCAGGTAACTATAACCCTATTGAAAAATGGTTTTTTGATCGTATAACTAATGGTCGATCCATTCCTGTTCCTTTTGACGGTCAAACCATAACGCAATTAGGACATGTTTCTGATTTGGCCGAAGCTATTTCAAAATCTCTTGAAACAGATAAATCGATTAATCAAATTTATAATTGTTCAGGAAGTAAGGGCGTAACTTTTAAAGGCTTAATTGAAACAGCAATTTTAGCTACTGGAAATAAAGTTCCTGATTTCAGCTTACGTTCTTTTGATCCTTCAAAACTTGATCCTAAGGCAAGAAAACTTTTCCCTTTAAGATTAACTAATTTCTTTACGGACACTTCTAAAATAAAGAAAGATTTATCATGGGAGCCGAAATTCGATTTGTTAAATGGTTTAACTGATAGCTATAAGAATGATTATCTGTTAGCTAATCATGATCAATTTGATTTTAGTTCTGATGAGCTTCTTTTTGATTGA
- the leuB gene encoding 3-isopropylmalate dehydrogenase, giving the protein MKSYKITLLPGDGIGPEITNVTHKILDLVSRKFGFEIKFKEMPFGGSAIDSDGIPLPDRTLQECKNSDAVLLAAIGDPKYDELPREKRPETGLLNLRSSLDLFANIRPVKIIPSLTKASSLKEDFVKEVDLVVVRELTSGIYFGEPKGRIKTEKGERAFNTMTYTSEEVKRIAEIAFKLAKQRRQKVCSVDKANVLDVSQLWREETILVSNNYQDIELTHQYVDNAAMQLVRDPSQFDVILTGNLFGDILSDIAAMLTGSIGMLPSASLTTNGPGVFEPVHGSAPDIAGKDIANPIAMLLSAAMMLKIAFNETQAANSLENAINQILTEGYRTSDLMSEQITKKVGCYQMGELLAKKLK; this is encoded by the coding sequence ATGAAGTCTTACAAAATAACGTTATTGCCAGGAGATGGAATTGGTCCAGAGATAACAAACGTCACGCATAAAATCCTTGACCTCGTCTCAAGAAAATTTGGCTTTGAAATCAAATTTAAAGAAATGCCTTTTGGCGGGTCCGCTATAGATTCAGATGGTATCCCCTTACCAGATAGAACTCTTCAAGAATGTAAGAACTCTGATGCTGTTTTGTTAGCAGCAATAGGAGACCCAAAGTATGACGAATTACCTAGGGAGAAAAGACCTGAAACAGGTTTACTTAATCTCAGATCTTCTTTGGATCTTTTCGCAAATATAAGACCAGTAAAAATAATTCCATCCTTAACAAAAGCAAGTAGCTTGAAAGAAGACTTTGTTAAAGAAGTTGATTTAGTAGTAGTCAGAGAACTTACTAGCGGTATTTACTTTGGAGAACCTAAAGGAAGGATAAAAACAGAAAAGGGAGAAAGGGCATTTAATACGATGACATACACTTCCGAGGAAGTTAAACGAATCGCAGAAATTGCTTTTAAATTAGCCAAACAAAGACGTCAAAAAGTTTGCTCAGTCGATAAAGCTAATGTTTTAGATGTAAGTCAACTATGGAGAGAGGAAACAATCTTGGTGTCTAACAACTACCAAGATATAGAACTTACGCATCAATATGTAGATAACGCAGCAATGCAACTTGTTAGAGATCCAAGCCAGTTTGATGTGATTCTTACAGGTAATTTATTTGGAGACATTCTTAGCGACATTGCAGCCATGCTGACAGGCTCAATTGGCATGCTTCCTTCTGCTTCGTTAACCACTAATGGTCCAGGTGTATTTGAACCTGTTCATGGTTCAGCTCCTGACATAGCTGGAAAAGATATAGCCAATCCAATCGCAATGCTTTTATCTGCTGCAATGATGTTAAAAATTGCCTTTAATGAAACACAAGCAGCAAATTCTTTAGAAAATGCAATTAACCAGATCCTAACTGAGGGTTATAGAACATCTGACTTAATGAGCGAGCAGATAACTAAAAAGGTTGGTTGCTATCAAATGGGAGAACTATTGGCAAAAAAATTAAAATAA
- the proB gene encoding glutamate 5-kinase, giving the protein MTTWVIKIGTSLLRGNDKYTTFDIINNYCSYISKAQRNGDKVILVSSGAVGLGCHKMSFKTRPKQIISLQASAAIGQLHLMALYEKAMSSFGYKVAQILLTRSELGSRNSYKSASQTLKRLIEWDVIPIVNENDITSNEELKYGDNDTLSALVATAISADQLILLTDIDHLYSSDPKTNSKAKPIKDINNSKELIDLELANEQTSWGTGGIKTKLTAAKIATESGIKVQLADGRAPKILGELLDGKRIGTVFHPHPKPIGNRKSWLAHAIKTVGEIQLDDGAIEAIKNKGASLLLVGVKKVSGNFIANQPVKVINTEGEEIAKGICSMSSDAIKIGINKRSAKTGSPLVIHRDVLVLTSE; this is encoded by the coding sequence ATGACAACCTGGGTAATTAAGATTGGTACAAGCCTTTTAAGAGGAAATGATAAATATACAACTTTTGATATCATTAATAATTATTGTTCCTACATATCAAAAGCTCAAAGAAATGGCGACAAAGTTATCTTGGTTTCTAGTGGTGCTGTAGGACTTGGATGTCATAAAATGAGCTTCAAGACAAGACCTAAACAAATAATCTCTCTTCAAGCTTCTGCCGCAATAGGTCAACTTCATTTAATGGCTTTATATGAAAAGGCTATGAGTAGTTTTGGATATAAAGTTGCACAAATATTATTAACCAGGTCAGAATTGGGCTCAAGAAATAGTTATAAATCTGCTTCGCAAACATTAAAAAGATTGATTGAATGGGATGTTATACCAATAGTTAATGAGAATGATATAACATCAAATGAAGAGCTAAAATATGGTGATAATGATACTTTATCTGCATTAGTCGCAACAGCTATATCTGCTGATCAATTAATATTGTTAACTGATATCGACCATCTCTACTCTTCTGACCCAAAGACAAACAGTAAAGCCAAGCCAATCAAAGATATTAATAATTCAAAAGAATTAATTGATTTAGAACTAGCAAATGAACAAACTTCTTGGGGAACGGGAGGAATAAAAACCAAATTAACTGCTGCAAAGATCGCCACTGAAAGTGGAATAAAAGTTCAATTAGCAGATGGAAGAGCTCCTAAAATTTTAGGAGAATTACTTGATGGGAAAAGAATAGGAACTGTTTTCCACCCTCATCCAAAGCCTATAGGGAATAGAAAAAGTTGGTTGGCACATGCAATTAAAACAGTTGGAGAAATACAGTTAGATGATGGTGCTATTGAAGCTATAAAGAATAAAGGCGCTTCACTATTATTAGTTGGCGTAAAAAAAGTTAGTGGAAATTTTATTGCTAATCAACCTGTAAAAGTTATTAACACTGAAGGAGAGGAAATTGCTAAAGGAATTTGCTCAATGAGCAGTGATGCTATAAAGATAGGAATTAATAAAAGATCCGCCAAAACAGGATCCCCCCTAGTTATTCACCGAGATGTTCTAGTTCTAACAAGTGAATAA
- the ruvX gene encoding Holliday junction resolvase RuvX, with amino-acid sequence MIQPKPCSVLSLDIGDKRIGLAGCDPLGISITHLPAIFRNSFEHDLKEFGKICFERKVEGLIVGNPLDMHGKETNQSIRCKKYGFKLAKHLKLPLVFINEHCSTVEAKEKFSFKNDKTGKIDSAAAAILLQQWLIEGPDLDDSN; translated from the coding sequence ATGATTCAGCCAAAACCCTGTTCAGTTTTAAGTCTTGACATTGGAGATAAAAGGATTGGACTTGCAGGTTGTGATCCACTTGGAATATCGATAACTCATCTCCCTGCGATTTTTAGAAATAGCTTTGAACATGATCTAAAAGAATTCGGGAAAATATGTTTTGAACGAAAAGTAGAAGGGCTTATTGTTGGAAATCCTCTTGATATGCACGGCAAGGAGACTAATCAATCTATTCGATGTAAAAAATATGGGTTTAAATTAGCGAAACATTTAAAACTTCCTTTGGTTTTTATCAATGAACATTGTTCAACTGTCGAGGCAAAAGAAAAATTCTCTTTTAAAAATGACAAGACTGGAAAAATAGATAGTGCAGCTGCCGCTATACTTTTACAACAATGGCTTATTGAGGGGCCTGATCTGGATGACTCAAATTAG
- the pgsA gene encoding CDP-diacylglycerol--glycerol-3-phosphate 3-phosphatidyltransferase has protein sequence MNKKINNSKKFFSWQRIINGLTISRIILGLPIIISLRNGNNDVFIFLILLAGLTDFLDGYFARKYDHKSVFGAKLDPLADKILLIGPMIWLVHEDLVPLWTIWLIISRELLITSWRSDKTSGGPASIQGKYKTTFQFASIILLLWPKSWGSSYTIEIINKIGYVSFWIALVLTLSSAIKYIFNQKEAHQN, from the coding sequence ATGAATAAAAAAATAAACAATTCAAAAAAGTTTTTTTCATGGCAAAGAATTATAAATGGACTCACTATTTCTAGGATAATACTTGGATTACCAATAATTATTTCACTTAGGAATGGTAACAATGATGTTTTTATTTTTCTAATCCTTCTAGCTGGTCTTACTGATTTTCTTGACGGTTATTTTGCACGTAAATATGATCATAAATCTGTTTTTGGAGCGAAGTTAGATCCTCTAGCGGATAAGATACTTCTAATTGGTCCAATGATTTGGTTGGTTCATGAGGATCTAGTACCCTTATGGACTATTTGGTTAATAATATCGAGAGAACTCTTAATAACTAGTTGGCGTTCTGATAAAACCTCAGGTGGTCCAGCATCAATTCAAGGTAAATATAAAACTACATTCCAATTTGCCAGCATAATTCTATTATTATGGCCCAAAAGCTGGGGTTCCAGTTATACTATTGAAATTATCAATAAAATAGGCTATGTATCATTCTGGATAGCATTAGTTCTTACTTTAAGTTCAGCAATAAAATATATTTTCAATCAAAAAGAAGCTCATCAGAACTAA
- the hisA gene encoding 1-(5-phosphoribosyl)-5-[(5-phosphoribosylamino)methylideneamino]imidazole-4-carboxamide isomerase translates to MEIIPAIDLLNGKCVRLNQGNYNEVTKFNSDPVKQAQTWENQGAKRLHLVDLDGAKTGEPINDLTIKEIKNSITIPIQLGGGIRSIDRAKELFDIGIDRIILGTIAIEKPDLLKDLSEEYPQKVAVGIDAKEGMVATRGWLKESEIASLDLAKQLNDLELAAIISTDIATDGTLKGPNVKALREIAEVSNNPVIASGGIGSIADLISLADFENEGIEGVIVGRALYDGSIDLKEAILTLKNLLIQDSFDNKDKFLA, encoded by the coding sequence ATGGAAATCATACCTGCAATAGATCTACTGAATGGTAAATGTGTTCGATTAAATCAAGGAAATTATAATGAAGTTACTAAGTTCAACAGTGATCCTGTAAAACAAGCACAGACTTGGGAAAACCAGGGAGCAAAACGACTACATCTTGTAGATCTTGATGGTGCTAAGACTGGTGAACCAATAAACGATCTAACAATAAAAGAAATAAAAAATTCCATTACAATACCCATTCAACTTGGTGGTGGAATTAGGAGCATTGATCGTGCAAAAGAATTATTCGATATTGGAATAGACAGAATTATTTTAGGGACAATTGCGATAGAGAAACCCGATTTGCTAAAAGATCTATCTGAAGAATATCCACAAAAAGTTGCAGTAGGGATTGATGCCAAAGAGGGAATGGTGGCTACGCGAGGTTGGTTAAAAGAAAGTGAAATAGCTTCTCTAGACTTAGCAAAACAACTTAACGATCTTGAATTAGCTGCAATCATATCAACTGACATTGCAACTGATGGCACTCTAAAAGGACCTAATGTTAAAGCCTTGAGAGAGATAGCTGAGGTAAGTAATAATCCAGTAATTGCATCAGGAGGGATAGGCTCGATAGCAGATTTAATTTCCCTCGCAGATTTCGAGAATGAAGGTATTGAAGGAGTAATCGTAGGCAGAGCACTATATGACGGCTCAATAGATTTAAAAGAAGCAATATTAACTCTAAAAAATCTTCTTATTCAAGATTCATTTGATAATAAAGATAAATTTCTTGCCTAA
- a CDS encoding PCC domain-containing protein, with product MEHYFYNFSEGVDVYNSLNNLHRDHNSTLFLISAVGDLSKVSFKCPLNDKPVIFKKKLEIITLSGYIRSAESHIHISVADENCSVLGGHLLSGTNVLKSLDVLIGVIPNLSKKSIGSSRTIHSNVDIYILPDCPWSKRALKLLDSLHVKYHSHIITNDEDFNKISNITSISTFPQIFINNQFIGGYSELSNLAAKHDLMELIH from the coding sequence ATGGAACATTATTTTTATAATTTCTCTGAAGGAGTTGATGTTTATAATTCATTAAATAATTTGCATAGAGATCATAATTCTACATTATTTTTAATAAGCGCTGTTGGTGACCTTTCAAAAGTTTCATTCAAATGCCCTTTAAATGATAAGCCGGTAATTTTTAAAAAGAAATTAGAGATAATAACTTTAAGTGGTTATATAAGATCAGCCGAATCTCATATTCACATAAGTGTAGCTGATGAAAATTGCAGTGTATTGGGCGGTCATCTTCTTTCTGGAACAAATGTTCTCAAATCATTAGATGTCTTGATTGGCGTTATTCCTAATCTTAGTAAGAAATCAATTGGCTCATCAAGAACTATTCATTCAAATGTTGATATTTATATTTTACCTGATTGTCCTTGGTCTAAAAGAGCTCTTAAACTTCTTGATTCTTTACACGTAAAATATCATTCACATATAATTACTAATGATGAAGACTTTAATAAAATTAGTAATATAACTTCTATTTCTACTTTTCCACAAATATTTATAAATAATCAATTTATTGGTGGCTATTCTGAGCTTTCAAATCTAGCTGCTAAACATGATTTGATGGAGCTTATTCATTAA
- a CDS encoding thylakoid membrane photosystem I accumulation factor — translation MLLRIFSSLLILFFLFVNPVYSARDTDSYDGNIYPIYAGNGSLVPPPSTLSESLKNERTSILVFYLDDSATSKQFAPVVSGIKLLWSSSVDLIPLAIDELDNDDQKTFKDPGYYWHGKIPQTVILDGKGNVLLDEEGQVSFDQINDAITKATGLKKPDFDLTVKSFNEYNSEPSKDGYIRPRGS, via the coding sequence ATTTTGTTAAGAATATTCTCGTCACTGCTTATACTTTTTTTTCTATTTGTTAATCCAGTATATTCTGCTAGAGATACTGATAGTTATGATGGAAATATATACCCAATCTATGCTGGTAACGGATCATTAGTTCCACCACCAAGCACATTATCAGAGTCATTAAAAAACGAAAGAACAAGTATTTTAGTTTTCTATCTAGATGATAGTGCTACTAGTAAACAATTTGCACCTGTAGTTTCAGGTATTAAGTTATTGTGGAGTTCATCCGTTGATTTAATTCCTCTAGCAATTGATGAATTAGACAATGATGACCAGAAAACTTTTAAGGACCCAGGCTATTACTGGCATGGGAAGATACCTCAGACAGTTATTCTAGACGGAAAAGGTAATGTTCTTCTAGACGAAGAAGGGCAGGTTTCGTTCGATCAAATTAATGATGCAATAACCAAAGCCACAGGTTTAAAGAAACCTGATTTTGATCTAACAGTCAAAAGCTTTAACGAATACAATAGTGAACCTTCTAAAGATGGTTATATTAGACCTAGAGGTAGCTAA